One Carassius auratus strain Wakin chromosome 3, ASM336829v1, whole genome shotgun sequence genomic region harbors:
- the LOC113047435 gene encoding ADP-ribose pyrophosphatase, mitochondrial produces MKTISPNINWVASVHLALSLFGLPYVAGTSGFCRKNALGRISSLCSSASVYMSPAAPVKARCPVYPGSDTHRFLVSDDKVDWDTDWPQYSPVNYTAPTVLKKPVWADPEIGAFSPQFNSLDGSVDRRSHEGPYHIQNGKPLNPHGRTGLEGRGLLGRWGPNHAADPIVTRWKRDSTGQLVLHTNSQLPVLQFVSIKRLDCGEWAIPGGMVDPGERISQTLQREFSEEALNSLQASPSEREETQKRITELFDSAGLQVYKGYVDDPRNTDNAWMETVAVNFHDESGNSVSELPLQAGDDAGQVSWIDVDSSLDLYANHLHFLETVAKERNAHW; encoded by the exons ATGAAAACAATTTCCCCTAACATTAACTGGGTTGCATCGGTGCATCTGGCGCTTAGTCTTTTTGGGCTTCCGTACGTTGCTGGCACAAGTGGATTTTG CAGGAAGAACGCCTTAGGTCGTATTTCCAGTCTCTGTTCATCAGCGTCTGTCTACATGTCTCCTGCCGCACCCGTTAAGGCTCGTTGTCCGGTATATCCCGGCTCAGACACACACCGCTTCCTTGTTTCAGATGACAAAGTAGACTGGGACACAGACTGGCCCCAGTATAGCCCTGTTAACTACACCGCACCCACTGTGCTGAAAAAGCCTGTTTGGGCTGACCCAGAGATTGG TGCATTTTCCCCACAATTCAATTCTTTGGATGGATCTGTGGACAGGAGAAGTCACGAGGGCCCGTATCATATCCAGAATGGCAAACCACT TAATCCACATGGAAGAACTGGGCTGGAGGGCCGAGGATTACTGGGAAGGTGGGGTCCAAACCACGCCGCTGATCCAATAGTTACCAG GTGGAAAAGGGACTCTACAGGACAGCTTGTCCTCCACACTAACTCTCAACTACCTGTGCTGCAGTTTGTGTCCATTAAGAGGTTGGACTGTGGCGAATGGGCCATCCCAGGG GGAATGGTGGACCCCGGAGAGCGCATTTCTCAGACATTGCAGCGTGAATTCTCAGAAGAGGCTTTGAACTCTCTGCAAGCATCTCCAAGTGAGAGGGAAGAGACCCAAAAGCGCATCACTGAGCTTTTCGACTCAGCAGGTCTTCAG GTGTATAAAGGTTATGTAGATGATCCAAGAAATACAGATAATGCTTGGATGGAGACAGTTGCAGTCAATTTCCATGATGAATCAG GCAATAGTGTGAGTGAGCTTCCACTGCAAGCAGGTGACGACGCAGGTCAAGTGAGCTGGATTGACGTTGACTCCTCCCTGGACCTTTATGCGAATCACTTGCATTTCCTAGAGACAGTTGCTAAGGAAAGAAATGCCCACTGGTAA
- the LOC113047409 gene encoding mitogen-activated protein kinase 1-like: MAESGSSTAAVGAAVSSSSAAGAGGVVAPGGANGAAGPKPGLESVKGQYFDVGPRYTDLQYIGEGAYGMVCSANDHVNKVKVAIKKISPFEHQTYCQRTLREIKILLRFRHENIIGINDILRARRIDCMRDVYIVQDLMETDLYKLLKTQRLSNDHICYFLYQILRGLKYIHSANVLHRDLKPSNLLINTTCDLKICDFGLARIADPEHDHTGFLTEYVATRWYRAPEIMLNSKGYTKSIDIWSVGCILAEMMSSKPIFPGKHYLDQLNHILGVLGSPSQDDLNCIINMKARNYLQSLPQKPKVPWGTLLEKADNKALDLLDRMLTFNPNKRITVEEALAHPYLEQYYDPSDEPVAEEPFTFNMELDDLPKEKLKELIYEETARFQATYQGS; encoded by the exons ATGGCGGAATCGGGCAGTAGCACGGCTGCGGTGGGAGCCGCGGTCTCGAGTAGCAGCGCCGCCGGTGCTGGAGGAGTCGTCGCGCCCGGGGGAGCCAATGGAGCGGCGGGACCCAAGCCTGGCCTGGAGTCGGTTAAGGGACAATATTTTGATGTTGGCCCCCGATACACCGATCTCCAGTACATCGGGGAGGGGGCCTATGGGATGGTCTG TTCAGCTAATGATCATGTGAATAAGGTCAAAGTGGCCATTAAGAAGATCAGTCCATTTGAACACCAGACCTACTGCCAGCGCACCCTGAGGGAGATCAAAATCCTCCTGCGGTTCCGTCATGAGAACATCATTGGCATCAATGACATCCTGAGAGCACGTCGCATCGATTGTATGAGGGATGT CTATATTGTACAGGACCTGATGGAGACCGACCTTTACAAATTGCTGAAGACACAGCGTCTCAGCAATGACCATATCTGCTACTTTCTGTACCAGATCCTGCGAGGGCTGAAATACATTCACTCTGCCAATGTGCTGCACAGAGACTTGAAGCCCTCAAATCTTCTCATCAACACCACCTGTGACCTCAAG ATCTGTGACTTTGGGCTGGCACGGATAGCCGACCCAGAACATGACCACACCGGTTTCCTCACAGAGTATGTGGCTACTCGCTGGTACCGTGCTCCTGAGATCATGCTCAACTCCAAG GGTTACACCAAGTCCATTGATATTTGGTCTGTGGGTTGCATCCTGGCTGAGATGATGTCCAGCAAACCCATCTTCCCTGGGAAGCATTATCTGGACCAGCTCAACCACATATTGG GTGTTTTGGGCTCCCCCTCTCAAGATGATCTGAACTGCATCATCAACATGAAGGCCAGGAACTACCTCCAGTCTTTACCCCAGAAACCTAAAGTCCCATGGGGCACTCTGTTAGAAAAGGCAGACAACAAAG CTCTGGATTTATTGGACCGCATGTTGACCTTTAACCCCAACAAACGTATAACCGTGGAGGAAGCACTGGCCCACCCCTACCTGGAGCAGTACTATGACCCCTCTGATGAG CCGGTGGCTGAGGAGCCTTTCACTTTCAACATGGAGCTGGACGACCTTCCTAAAGAGAAGCTGAAAGAGCTGATCTATGAGGAGACGGCACGCTTCCAGGCCACATACCAGGGCTCCTGA
- the LOC113047442 gene encoding lysophospholipase D GDPD1-like — MASYMYYLLPAVGGYALTSLYFLKNPQILHKKKQTAFYCTHISHRGGSGERIENTMGAFTHAAEVGTEMLELDCHLTKDRHVVVSHDENLLRQTGHDVNISSLNLEELPPYKETLEVTFKAGHFSTGSDRNIALLEDVFHKFPHIAVNIEVKENNSVLIEKISELVKKYNREATSVWASTESTIMENCRKTNSSMPYMFTVKRALKMLLLYYTGLLPFVPLGESFLQFYLPQIINRGYIPETWILRSRLVIFLIERLTLRKGMFKHLRDRGIQIHLFVCNEEQDIKAAFAAGATGVMTDYPTLLSNYIRRHKQDT, encoded by the exons ATGGCAAGCTACATGTACTACCTGCTCCCAGCTGTGGGGGGCTACGCTCTCACTTCACTGTACTTCCTGAAGAACCCTCAGATTCTGCACAAGAAGAAGCAGACGGCCTTCTACTGCACCCACATCTCTCACAGGGGAG GCAGTGGTGAAAGGATTGAGAACACTATGGGGGCCTTTACACA tgcTGCTGAAGTGGGGACAGAGATGCTGGAGTTGGACTGTCACTTAACTAAAGATCGTCATGTGGTTGTGTCACATGATGAGAACCTCCTGCGGCAGACTGGCCATGATGTCAACATTTCCTCCTTAAACCTGGAG gagttgCCACCTTATAAAGAAACACTCGAGGTGACCTTTAAGGCAG GCCACTTCAGCACTGGGTCAGATAGAAACATTGCATTATTAGAGGATGTTTTCCACAAATTTCCGCACATAGCTGTAAACATTGAAGTCAAAGAGAATAACAGCGTGCTGATTGAGAAG ATTTCTGAACTTGTGAAGAAATACAACAGAGAAGCCACCTCAGTTTGGGCCTCTACTGAATCCACCATCATGGAAAATTGTCGCAAAACA AACTCCTCCATGCCCTACATGTTCACTGTAAAGCGGGCTTTAAAGATGCTCCTGCTCTACTACACCGGTCTCCTGCCATTTGTTCCCCTCGGGGAGAGTTTCTTGCAGTTCTACTTGCCACAAATCATAAACAG AGGATATATTCCTGAAACGTGGATTCTGAGAAGCAGACTGGTCATCTTCTTAATAGAGAG actAACACTGAGAAAAGGGATGTTCAAGCACCTCAGGGATAGGGGTATTCAG ATTCATCTCTTTGTGTGTAATGAGGAACAGGATATTAAGGCTGCGTTTGCTGCGGGAGCAACAGGAGTCATGACTGATTACCCCACCCTGTTATCCA